A window of Castanea sativa cultivar Marrone di Chiusa Pesio chromosome 1, ASM4071231v1 contains these coding sequences:
- the LOC142632335 gene encoding uncharacterized protein LOC142632335, with the protein MRDQMTFQMRTYYGRHTCTRTFKNTRCTSKWLGKTLVGELSDHPNMTSSTIVKRAQEKYVVHISRSKAHRAKVCAQDMITGNQAAHFTNIREYCAELLRTNRGSSVLLNVVTVNLPIEEIERPGRTLCPQFQRFYVCLDACKKGFVACRPFIGVDACHLKGHYGGQLMTAVATDPNDQLFPLAFAVVEAEMKDSWTWFILNLISDVNAGSQRRLTFISDQQKGLIPTFEELMPGVDHRLCVRHLYNNFKKKYPGLILRDIFWRIVIATYYKQWDRAMKELKSVSTQAFEWVSGHSPSQWCKHAFSVYPKCDSLTNNMCESFNSVILNYREKPVIHLVEDLRLYLMRKFQSCKDKMMKSEDELCKVTRKKLEKNINASGNWMSTWAGDDKFEVHCGAMQFIVDLADKSCTCRRWDLTGVPCCHAISCIFYKREHVEPYVNQCLKMQTYAACYEPMVMPMNGPDMWEDTGFEPVGPPRKQRPSGRPKKRRKRDADEQRPQSSKLRRRLVMKCQYCKEVGHNKRTWKGKVGGNQRQPTSQQQSNFTQSTMGEGASANASASVGVGAGAGAGASTNAHASAYENQPLQPIIPPHSAASAQTHSKGGANAQSTANATATTSTNAENGQLDPLPRGKKPKKPRRKAIDTPWGKIKPWVSNVPLPEIWGPPPSWK; encoded by the exons ATGAGGGACCAAATGACATTTCAGATGAGAACATACTATGGTCGACATACTTGTACTAGGACTTTTAAGAATACGAGATGCACTAGTAAATGGTTGGGGAAGACACTGGTGGGCGAGTTGAGTGACCACCCAAACATGACAAGTTCTACAATTGTAAAAAGAGCTCAGGAGAAATATGTTGTGCACATTTCAAGGAGCAAAGCACATAGGGCAAAGGTTTGTGCACAAGACATGATTACTGGCAACCAAGCAGCACATTTTACCAACATTCGCGAATATTGTGCTGAGTTGTTGAGGACAAATAGAGGTAGTTCAGTCCTATTGAATGTGGTTACAGTGAACTTACCTATTGAGGAGATTGAGAGGCCTGGGAGGACATTGTGTCCACAATTTCAGAGGTTCTATGTCTGTTTAGATGCATGTAAAAAGGGCTTTGTCGCATGTAGGCCTTTTATTGGTGTGGATGCATGCCATTTGAAGGGACACTATGGTGGCCAACTCATGACTGCTGTGGCTACAGACCCTAATGATCAATTGTTCCCTTTAGCATTTGCTGTTGTGGAAGCTGAGATGAAAGACTCGTGGACTTGGTTTATATTAAATCTTATAAGTGATGTTAACGCTGGTTCACAGCGTAGATTGACATTCATCTCTGATCAACAAAAG GGTTTAATACCCACATTTGAGGAGTTGATGCCTGGGGTGGACCATAGACTATGTGTTAGGCATTTGTACAACAACTTTAAGAAGAAATATCCTGGCTTGATCTTAAGAGATATTTTTTGGAGGATAGTTATTGCAACTTATTATAAGCAGTGGGATAGGGCAATGAAAGAGTTGAAATCAGTTAGCACGCAAGCATTTGAATGGGTTAGTGGTCATTCACCTTCACAGTGGTGTAAACATGCTTTTAGTGTGTATCCTAAGTGTGATTCATTGACTAATAACATGTGTGAATCATTCAACTcagttattttaaattatagagAGAAGCCAGTCATTCATTTGGTTGAAGATTTAAGGTTGTATCTAATGAGAAAATTCCAATCATGCAAGGATAAGATGATGAAATCTGAAGATGAGTTGTGTAAAGTAACTAGAAAGAAGTTAGAGAAGAACATAAATGCTAGTGGTAATTGGATGTCAACATGGGCTGGAGATGACAAGTTTGAGGTGCATTGTGGTGCAATGCAATTTATTGTTGACTTGGCAGATAAATCTTGCACTTGTAGGAGGTGGGACTTGACTGGAGTGCCTTGTTGTCATGCAATCAGTTGTATTTTTTACAAAAGAGAGCATGTGGAGCCCTATGTCAACCAGTGCCTTAAGATGCAAACTTATGCAGCATGTTATGAGCCAATGGTCATGCCTATGAATGGGCCAGATATGTGGGAAGATACTGGGTTTGAACCTGTGGGACCTCCACGTAAACAGAGACCTTCAGGTAGGCCTAAAAAGCGTAGAAAGAGAGATGCTGATGAGCAGAGGCCACAATCTTCAAAACTGAGAAGGCGTCTAGTTATGAAGTGTCAATATTGTAAAGAGGTTGGTCATAACAAGAGGACATGGAAAGGAAAAGTTGGTGGCAATCAAAGGCAGCCTACTAGTCAACAACAAAGTAATTTCACACAGTCTACTATG GGTGAAGGTGCAAGTGCAAATGCAAGTGCTAGTGTTGGTGTTGGTGCTGGTGCTGGTGCTGGTGCAAGCACAAATGCACATGCAAGTGCATATGAAAATCAGCCTTTACAGCCAATAATACCACCACATTCAGCAGCAAGTGCGCAAACACATTCGAAAGGTGGTGCAAATGCACAATCAACTGCAAATGCTACAGCCACAACATCTACCAATGCTGAAAATGGTCAGTTAGATCCACTACCACGAGGTAAAAAGCCGAAGAAGCCTAGGAGAAAAGCAATTGATACACCTTGGGGCAAAATAAAGCCTTGGGTCAGCAACGTACCACTTCCAGAAATATGGGGTCCACCACCTTCATGGAAATGA